In Novipirellula caenicola, a genomic segment contains:
- a CDS encoding acyltransferase, with protein MSEKNKQEFDTSDWKSRVTARGWISGLRDLQLTPGWFRLLLATAVVLYHTSKVVFFGYWAVFVFFVLSGFWLTEMFRKKYMHAKNTTLVFQASRVFRIMPVFLASSLLGLATAWGGFGGPIVEHAQEPLWVARSLVPLGNSALQPRLIETVWSLDIEVQFYLLFPIIYAAMISRKQWAMVASCAALAAITWIAGYENSLLTYALMFMIGILISHLDWQASSVVYCASITLILALFVGVLIYPESRSSLLSEGAIIMGGHDLTRAFNVAMALITVPFVSLNVRVKETSMGYHAGNLSYPIYLIHWVLLGPYIAWYGGLPGRERLPYFIGYLALSFIVSLAIYALIDRPIDRLRRNFVSRYTAKPSASKSEALAA; from the coding sequence TTGACGCCTGGCTGGTTTCGACTATTGTTGGCGACAGCGGTCGTGCTTTACCACACGTCGAAAGTGGTCTTTTTCGGGTATTGGGCGGTATTCGTCTTCTTTGTGCTCAGTGGATTTTGGCTGACCGAGATGTTTCGCAAGAAGTATATGCACGCAAAGAACACGACCCTGGTGTTTCAAGCAAGCCGTGTGTTTCGCATCATGCCAGTCTTTCTTGCATCAAGTTTGCTGGGATTAGCAACCGCATGGGGAGGATTTGGAGGCCCCATTGTTGAGCATGCACAAGAACCACTTTGGGTTGCAAGATCGCTGGTTCCACTTGGAAACTCGGCCTTGCAACCACGTTTGATCGAAACGGTTTGGTCGCTCGATATTGAAGTACAGTTCTACCTACTTTTCCCCATCATTTATGCTGCGATGATTTCGCGGAAACAATGGGCAATGGTCGCGTCTTGCGCCGCATTGGCGGCAATAACGTGGATTGCTGGGTACGAAAACAGTTTGTTGACCTACGCTCTGATGTTCATGATTGGCATTCTGATTTCTCATTTGGATTGGCAGGCATCGTCCGTTGTTTACTGTGCTTCCATCACTTTGATACTTGCACTCTTTGTGGGCGTCCTCATATATCCCGAAAGCCGATCCTCTCTACTTTCAGAGGGCGCAATCATAATGGGCGGACATGATCTGACTCGAGCATTTAACGTGGCGATGGCATTAATCACCGTACCATTTGTTTCCCTTAACGTTCGGGTCAAAGAAACGTCCATGGGTTATCACGCAGGGAACCTTTCCTATCCGATCTATCTGATTCATTGGGTGCTACTGGGGCCCTATATCGCATGGTACGGAGGATTGCCTGGACGCGAGCGTCTACCGTACTTCATCGGATACTTGGCTCTATCGTTCATTGTGTCCCTTGCGATCTATGCCTTAATCGATCGCCCCATTGATCGTCTCCGTCGAAACTTTGTCAGTCGGTACACAGCAAAACCCTCTGCGAGTAAAAGCGAGGCGTTAGCGGCATGA
- a CDS encoding glycosyltransferase gives MSTRDRLLIVEEALRDQEGHWFEYNRATKAAVGKVGKTKVEMLGNITMVDSVAHELGAKPHFRFTVWDQIYNHPQAWKRYLGILQHNRRLYQDLSSHFANAEYCDTVFAPTVVLHHFLGYYKFTKKFGGKKFRQLVLLVRNNIAIYDSDGNRTFRSTAKFWKWAIQRFQPMINSGLVRFVTDSERLADEYEELTGIRFQALPHPSLIGIYAPSDGAKVSGDVAQPKGVRLFLPGPARYEKGADRLVEAAKLLDKRDDLPPIEIVLQWSSAFSLPDGSELGPSDLSKLGLEKVTFDIIEKPLDSDSYHKQLLRADLIVLPYRREAYFARISGVAVEAMMLGKPILYTSNTWVGTIAERFGCGIAMENNTMGVRDAIVLAAGQLHAICSDSQSAKLKVSEFFSANSFASILIGNRQQTT, from the coding sequence ATGAGTACACGTGATCGACTTCTGATTGTTGAAGAAGCACTTCGTGACCAAGAGGGGCATTGGTTCGAGTACAACCGCGCGACAAAAGCCGCCGTGGGCAAGGTTGGCAAAACAAAAGTCGAAATGCTGGGCAACATCACAATGGTGGATTCAGTCGCCCATGAACTGGGCGCCAAGCCGCATTTTCGTTTTACCGTGTGGGACCAGATTTACAATCACCCGCAAGCTTGGAAACGCTATCTGGGAATCTTGCAGCACAATCGACGCTTGTATCAGGATCTATCATCGCACTTTGCAAACGCAGAATATTGCGACACAGTATTCGCCCCGACCGTCGTGCTGCACCACTTTCTGGGGTATTACAAGTTCACCAAGAAATTTGGCGGAAAGAAGTTTCGACAACTGGTTCTGTTGGTTCGGAATAACATTGCAATCTATGATTCAGATGGCAATCGCACATTTAGAAGCACCGCGAAGTTTTGGAAATGGGCCATTCAACGCTTTCAGCCAATGATAAACAGTGGCTTGGTTCGTTTCGTCACGGATAGTGAACGTTTGGCGGATGAGTACGAAGAGCTAACAGGAATACGCTTTCAAGCGTTACCACACCCGTCTCTGATTGGAATTTATGCACCAAGCGATGGCGCAAAGGTTTCGGGCGATGTTGCCCAACCGAAAGGTGTTCGTCTGTTTCTTCCCGGTCCAGCAAGATATGAGAAAGGCGCCGATCGCTTAGTAGAAGCTGCCAAGTTATTAGACAAGCGAGACGACCTTCCGCCGATCGAGATTGTACTTCAGTGGTCGAGTGCATTTTCACTTCCCGACGGATCCGAACTGGGCCCTTCTGATTTATCTAAGCTAGGATTGGAGAAGGTTACATTTGATATCATCGAAAAACCATTGGATAGCGATTCATATCACAAGCAGCTGTTGCGTGCAGATTTGATCGTTTTACCGTACCGTCGTGAAGCTTACTTTGCCAGGATTTCTGGGGTTGCCGTTGAGGCAATGATGCTTGGCAAGCCAATCCTGTATACAAGCAACACATGGGTCGGAACGATAGCTGAACGGTTCGGTTGTGGTATTGCGATGGAAAACAATACTATGGGTGTGCGTGACGCTATCGTTTTGGCCGCCGGTCAGCTGCACGCTATCTGCAGCGATTCACAAAGTGCAAAGCTGAAGGTCTCAGAGTTTTTTTCAGCAAACTCTTTTGCTAGTATACTTATCGGCAATCGACAGCAAACGACTTGA